The stretch of DNA TCGGCGACGAGGAGTACCGCGACATCGCGGAGCGGTTCCTCACCGCGTCACTGCAGGGGTGGGCGTACTGCCGCGACAACGTCGAGGAGTGTCGAGACATCGTGCTCGCGCGGGGGTCGCGGCTCGGTGCGAGCCACCAGCTCTGGCAGATGAACGAGATCAATAGGCTCATCTGGCCGGCCGAGAACGGCGTCGGCTTCATCGATCAGGCAGCCTGGGATCGAACGGTGGAGATCGCGCTCAACACGCCGAACCTCGAGGGCGCCACGGTGTTGACGGAGCCCGCCCACCCCGACGCGTTCACGAACGAAATCGTCGAGGCGGCGCACGAGAACCTCGAGGTGCTCGACGTCGACATCACTGGCGGGGACTTCCTGCCGATCGAGGTGACGCTGGAAGAGGGTGGTGCCTGACCCGGAGCGCTCGAGTCCCGACGACGCAAGGGCGGCGCCCCGAGAACGCTTCCGCGCCGCGCCGAGCACGCGCCTCGCCGTCTGCGCGGGGGCGGGGATCACGGTTTCGACGGCGGCCGCCTTCCTCGCGCCGTGGGAGGTCGCGGTGCTCGCGGGGTGGGACGCGGCGTTGGCCGTCTACGTCGCTTGGGTCTGGGCGAGCGTGGGCGCGCTGGACGCCCAGGCAACCCAACGTGTCGCGGGAAGCGAGGACCTCTCGCACGCGGCGACCGAGTTCGTCCTGATCGCCGCGAGCGTGATGAACCTCGTCGCGGTGGCGCTGGCGCTCATTCACGCGAACGACGTGTCGCTCGTGGCGGCTGCGATGATCAACGTGGCCACGGTGTTGAGCGTCTCCCTGTCCTGGGCTGCCGTCCACACGGTGTATGCGCTTCGGTATGCCCGGCTGTACTACGACGCCGGGGGTCTTCGCTTCGACGGTGGTCCCCCCGATTACAGGGACTTCGCGTACCTGGCGTTCACGATCGGGATGACGTATCAGGTCTCCGATACGCCCATCGTCACGAGGGCCATGCGCCGGGTAGCGCTGCGCCACACCTTGCTGTCGTATCTGTTCGGCGCCGTGATCGGCGCCACGGTCATCAACGTCGTGGTCGGCCTGTTCCGTGGATAAGGAGTCCACCGTACGGAACGCGCAGTAGTTCGGTAACGGTACGTCGAGTGTCTCTTTCAACGTGAATGGGACCTCCGCCGGATTGACAGCGAAACGGCGCGCTAACTAGCTTTGGTGCCGCTCGGGCCCCGCACGTTCGCCGAAACGCGCACGCGATCGACCGCGCGCTCGTTCCGTCCGATGAGCGGGACGAGGGCATAGAGAGTTCCTCACAAGGAGGTCGCATGTCGCGCAGCACCGTGGCTCGCAGGTCCGCCGCATCGCTCGGCGCGCTCCTTCTGGTCGCTCTTCTCGTCCCGACCGGCGAGGCCATCGCCAGGGACGAGGCTCGGGTTCCGTCCCGGGGAGACTCGGTCCTCGCCAGCCCGTATGGCAGCTACGTCGTGATCATGAAGGACGATCCGCTCGTCGCGACGTTCGCCGTGGATGAGCTGGACACCGCGGCGGCGAAGAACCGGGGACAGCAGCTTCGCGCGAGCCACTCACGCGCGCTGAAGGCACTTCCCGGCGGCGTGCAAAAGATCCACGACTACACGGTCGCGCTGAACGGGTTCTCGGCGCTCCTCTCGCAGGCGCAGGCGGAGCAGCTCGCCGCGCGGAAGGACGTCCTGCTGGTCCTGCCCGACGAGCTGCAGCAGGCCCAGACGGACTCGAGCCCGCAGTTCCTGGGCCTGACCGGGAGCGGCGGGGCGCACTCGAGCGGCGTGCGCGGCCAGGGTGTTGTCGTCGGGGTCATCGACACCGGCATCTGGCCCGAGCACCCCAGCTTCGCGGACGACGGCAGCTACCGCTCGCCGATCAAGAACCTCCCCTGCGAGTTCGGCAATACTGCGGCCAACCCCGCCGACGCGCCCTTCACGTGTAACGACAAGCTGATCGGCGCCGACCAGGTGCTCGACACCTACCGTGCGGTGCTTGGAGCCGACCCCGACGAGTTCGACTCCGCCCGCGACGACGACGGTCACGGCACGCACACGGCGTCGACCGCCGCCGGAAACGCCGGCGTCGCGGCGAGCATCAAGGGCCGGAATGTCGGAGTCATCTCCGGTATCGCCCCGCGCGCCCACGTGATCGCGTACAAGGCGCTCGGCAACCAGGGCGGGTTCGGGTCGGACCTCGCCGCGGCGATCGACGAGGCCGTCGAGCAGGGCGTCGACGTCATCAACTACTCGATCGGCGGCGGCGCCGGCCTCACCGGCCCAGATGACATCGCGTTCCTGTTCGCGGCCGACGCCGGCGTGCACGTCGCGACGTCCGCCGGCAACTCCGGTCCGGGGCCTGCCACGATCGGCGGTCCCGCATCGGTCCCATGGCTCACGGCCGTCGGCGCGAACACGCAGAGCCGCTTCTTCAAGGGGACCGTGACCCTCGGCAGCGGCGCGACCTTCACCGGCGCGGCGATCTACGGCAACGTCGGATCCTCGCCGCTCGTCGATGCGGCCGACGTCGCGCGCCAGCACGACGACCTGTGCCAGCCGGGCACTCTCGACGCCCGCAAGGTGTCCGGCGCGATCGTGCTCTGCCGGCGAGGCGTGGTCGGTCGTGTCGAGAAGAGCAAGGAAGTCTTCGACGCCGGCGGCGTCGGGATGATCATGTACGAGAACAACAACATCGGGAACCTGTTCACCGACACGCACTGGGTCCCGACGGTGCACGTCGACAACGCGCCGGGTCTCGCCATCAAGGGATACATCGACGCTGCGACGGGAAGCAACCCCGCCACGGCGTCGATCACGACCGACGCGCCGTCGACGTGGCCGAGCGCGCCGTCGATGACCGACTTCTCCTCGCGGGGACCCGACCCTGTCGCCGAGGACATCATCAAGCCGGATATCACGGCGCCCGGCATCCAGATCCTCGCCGGCAACTCGCCGTTCCCGGACCCGGGGATGGTGCCGGACGAGCTGTTCCAGGCGATCGCGGGCACGTCGATGTCGAGTCCGCACATCGCCGGAATGCTCGCGCTGATCGATCAGCAGCACCCGAGCTGGTCCGCCGCGGCGGCCAAGTCGGCCATGATGACCACGGCGAACACGGACGTTCGCGACAACGATCGGACGAGCCAGGCCACGCCGTTCGAGATGGGCGCCGGTCAGGTCAAGCCGGGCGGGCCGTCGCAGGCCGGTTCGATGTTCCAGCCGGGTCTGGTCTACGACGCCGGGTTCAACGACTACCTCGGCTTCCTGTGTGATGAGGCTCCCGAGGTGTTCGCGAACCCCACTGCGACCTGTACGTCGCTGGCCAACGCCGGCGTCCCAACTGAGGCTCACAACCTGAACTATCCGTCGATCGGCGTGGCCGCCGTGCCCGGCCGGGAGACCGTCACGCGGACGGTGACGAGCGTGGCGAGCTCGCGGCGAACGTACACCGTCTCCGTCCAGGAGCCGGAGGGGTACGACATCGCCGTCTCCCCGTCGACGTTCACCATCTCTCCGGGGCACGAGCAGACGTACACGGTCACGATCACCAACGAAACCGCACCGATCGGCGAGTTTCGGTTCGGGTCGC from Actinomycetota bacterium encodes:
- a CDS encoding DUF1345 domain-containing protein, which gives rise to MPDPERSSPDDARAAPRERFRAAPSTRLAVCAGAGITVSTAAAFLAPWEVAVLAGWDAALAVYVAWVWASVGALDAQATQRVAGSEDLSHAATEFVLIAASVMNLVAVALALIHANDVSLVAAAMINVATVLSVSLSWAAVHTVYALRYARLYYDAGGLRFDGGPPDYRDFAYLAFTIGMTYQVSDTPIVTRAMRRVALRHTLLSYLFGAVIGATVINVVVGLFRG
- a CDS encoding S8 family serine peptidase, whose translation is MSRSTVARRSAASLGALLLVALLVPTGEAIARDEARVPSRGDSVLASPYGSYVVIMKDDPLVATFAVDELDTAAAKNRGQQLRASHSRALKALPGGVQKIHDYTVALNGFSALLSQAQAEQLAARKDVLLVLPDELQQAQTDSSPQFLGLTGSGGAHSSGVRGQGVVVGVIDTGIWPEHPSFADDGSYRSPIKNLPCEFGNTAANPADAPFTCNDKLIGADQVLDTYRAVLGADPDEFDSARDDDGHGTHTASTAAGNAGVAASIKGRNVGVISGIAPRAHVIAYKALGNQGGFGSDLAAAIDEAVEQGVDVINYSIGGGAGLTGPDDIAFLFAADAGVHVATSAGNSGPGPATIGGPASVPWLTAVGANTQSRFFKGTVTLGSGATFTGAAIYGNVGSSPLVDAADVARQHDDLCQPGTLDARKVSGAIVLCRRGVVGRVEKSKEVFDAGGVGMIMYENNNIGNLFTDTHWVPTVHVDNAPGLAIKGYIDAATGSNPATASITTDAPSTWPSAPSMTDFSSRGPDPVAEDIIKPDITAPGIQILAGNSPFPDPGMVPDELFQAIAGTSMSSPHIAGMLALIDQQHPSWSAAAAKSAMMTTANTDVRDNDRTSQATPFEMGAGQVKPGGPSQAGSMFQPGLVYDAGFNDYLGFLCDEAPEVFANPTATCTSLANAGVPTEAHNLNYPSIGVAAVPGRETVTRTVTSVASSRRTYTVSVQEPEGYDIAVSPSTFTISPGHEQTYTVTITNETAPIGEFRFGSLTWTSGAYNVRSPIAVRGAKFAAPEEITGTGVNGSASFEVTFGYSGAYTARAHGLEPATLTVDNVLQDPDQSFDPSDVRAGGANAHEFDLSGVAHFRIAIPPEATEPDADLDVYVFDPNGDLVASSTLGGTDEQVDLSEPADGTWTVYVHGWQAPGGDSDYTMYSWAISGTPGGNLTIDSAPSAAVKNETATIQVSWTGATAGEWHLGAVSHNDATGRFGLTLVEVDNR